One Yimella lutea DNA window includes the following coding sequences:
- a CDS encoding DUF5302 domain-containing protein translates to MSGDKPSPSDEMKAKFREALDKKKAHGGRDVSDHSAHSKVAGTHDAETSGTQQMFRRKSGG, encoded by the coding sequence ATGTCAGGCGACAAGCCGTCACCCAGCGATGAGATGAAGGCGAAGTTCCGCGAGGCCCTCGACAAGAAGAAGGCGCACGGCGGACGGGACGTGTCCGATCACTCGGCGCACTCCAAGGTTGCCGGCACGCACGACGCCGAGACCTCGGGGACGCAGCAGATGTTCCGCCGCAAGTCCGGCGGCTGA
- a CDS encoding leucyl aminopeptidase, with amino-acid sequence MTTVTLTDRPADKVSAPVLVVMTLAVDGKASVSGANLDPAVAESVNQALSVLGASGTADEIVKLTGIAGTSGYVVAAGSGLDHEPVDTDVEAVRRAAGSAARALPDVAHASFGFPSDTAALTVAAVEGLRFGAYEYTSYRATGAKPKPLAKASVSSSVAKASTTKTGVKRAQILADEQAWARDLVNMPPLDLYPASFAAEAKRHFAGTEVKVQVLDEKALARQNCGGLVGVGRGSSRPPRLVTLTYKPAKAKAHIALVGKGITFDSGGLCIKPATGMVTMKCDMAGAASVAAATAAIAALGLPIAVTTYLCLAENLTGSDAQRPGDVVTMPNGKTVEIINTDAEGRLVMADGLCFASKADPDLVVDVATLTGAAVLSLGPRTTAVLSNVDGVRDEVLNAAATAGEAMWPIPLLDELRPPMKSNVADVKHTGERMGGMITAALFLREFVGDDTSGAQLPWAHLDIAGPAYNEAGAYGYTPVGATGHSVRTLVALAEGRA; translated from the coding sequence GTGACCACAGTGACCCTGACCGACCGTCCCGCCGACAAGGTCTCGGCGCCCGTCCTGGTCGTGATGACCCTCGCCGTCGACGGCAAGGCGAGCGTTTCCGGCGCGAACCTCGACCCGGCGGTGGCCGAGTCCGTGAACCAGGCGCTCTCCGTCCTCGGCGCCTCCGGTACGGCCGACGAGATCGTGAAGCTGACCGGCATCGCCGGCACGAGCGGGTACGTCGTCGCAGCCGGGTCCGGTCTCGACCACGAGCCGGTCGACACCGACGTCGAGGCGGTCCGTCGCGCCGCCGGTTCGGCCGCTCGCGCCCTGCCGGACGTGGCCCACGCGTCCTTCGGTTTCCCCAGTGACACCGCGGCGCTGACGGTCGCGGCCGTCGAGGGTCTGCGCTTCGGCGCCTACGAGTACACCTCCTACCGCGCCACCGGCGCCAAGCCCAAGCCGCTGGCGAAGGCGTCCGTGTCCTCGTCGGTCGCGAAGGCGTCCACCACCAAGACCGGGGTGAAGCGCGCACAGATCCTCGCCGACGAGCAGGCCTGGGCCCGCGACCTGGTCAACATGCCCCCGCTCGACCTCTACCCGGCCTCCTTCGCGGCCGAGGCCAAGCGGCACTTCGCCGGCACCGAGGTCAAGGTGCAGGTGCTGGACGAGAAGGCGCTCGCCCGTCAGAACTGCGGCGGCCTGGTCGGTGTCGGACGCGGTTCGTCGCGTCCGCCGCGCCTGGTCACCCTCACCTACAAGCCGGCCAAGGCCAAGGCGCACATCGCGCTCGTCGGCAAGGGCATCACGTTCGACAGCGGTGGCCTGTGCATCAAGCCGGCGACCGGCATGGTGACGATGAAATGCGACATGGCGGGAGCCGCATCGGTGGCTGCGGCGACCGCTGCGATCGCGGCGCTCGGTCTGCCGATCGCGGTCACCACCTACCTGTGCCTCGCCGAGAACCTCACCGGCTCGGACGCCCAGCGCCCTGGTGACGTCGTGACCATGCCGAACGGCAAGACCGTCGAGATCATCAACACCGACGCCGAAGGCCGCCTGGTCATGGCCGACGGTCTGTGCTTCGCCTCGAAGGCCGACCCCGACCTGGTCGTCGATGTCGCGACCCTCACCGGCGCCGCCGTCCTGTCGCTCGGTCCGCGCACCACGGCCGTCCTGTCCAACGTCGACGGCGTGCGGGACGAGGTGTTGAACGCTGCCGCCACCGCCGGTGAGGCGATGTGGCCGATCCCGCTGCTGGACGAACTGCGTCCGCCGATGAAGTCGAACGTCGCCGACGTGAAGCACACCGGCGAGCGCATGGGCGGGATGATCACCGCCGCGTTGTTCCTGCGCGAGTTCGTCGGTGACGACACGTCCGGCGCGCAGCTGCCATGGGCTCACCTCGACATCGCCGGTCCGGCGTACAACGAGGCGGGCGCCTACGGCTACACCCCCGTCGGAGCCACCGGACACAGCGTCCGCACGCTGGTGGCGCTGGCCGAGGGACGCGCCTGA
- the gcvT gene encoding glycine cleavage system aminomethyltransferase GcvT: MSDASLKASPLHDRHQALGAKMADFGGWQMPIEYPGGGVLREHTAVREAVGIFDVSHLGKALVKGPGAADFVNSCFTNDLRKISPPKAQYTMCCDEETGGVVDDLIQYLRSDDEVFLVPNAANTAEVVRRLNEKLPEGVTVTDQHTEYGVIAVQGPKSFEVVEALGLPTDLEYMSFAEADWNGKPVIVLRSGYTGEKGFELVPRWQDTPAVWDALVEAMEPFGGLPCGLGARDTLRTEMGYPLHGNDLSMDITPNMARSGWAVGWKKDAFWGKDVLETRKAAKDYRLSWGLLVTGRGIPRAHCEVKDSDGKVIGEVTSGTMSPTLKQGIALALLDRDITEGTQVTIDVRGRGVEAKVVKPPFVQVETD, encoded by the coding sequence ATGAGTGACGCATCCTTGAAAGCTTCCCCGTTGCACGACCGCCACCAGGCGCTCGGCGCGAAGATGGCCGACTTCGGTGGCTGGCAGATGCCGATCGAGTATCCCGGCGGCGGAGTGCTGCGCGAGCACACCGCGGTCCGTGAGGCCGTCGGCATCTTCGACGTCAGCCACCTCGGCAAGGCGCTGGTGAAGGGTCCCGGCGCGGCCGACTTCGTCAACAGTTGCTTCACCAACGATCTGCGCAAGATCTCCCCGCCGAAGGCCCAGTACACGATGTGCTGCGACGAGGAGACCGGCGGCGTGGTCGATGACCTCATCCAGTACCTGCGCAGCGACGACGAGGTTTTTCTGGTCCCGAACGCGGCCAACACCGCCGAGGTCGTGCGCCGCTTGAACGAGAAGCTGCCCGAAGGCGTCACGGTCACCGACCAGCACACCGAGTACGGCGTCATCGCCGTCCAGGGTCCCAAGTCGTTCGAGGTCGTCGAGGCGCTCGGCCTGCCGACCGACCTGGAGTACATGTCGTTCGCCGAGGCCGACTGGAACGGCAAGCCCGTCATCGTGCTGCGTTCCGGATACACCGGCGAGAAGGGCTTCGAACTCGTCCCGCGCTGGCAGGACACTCCCGCCGTCTGGGACGCCCTCGTCGAGGCGATGGAGCCGTTCGGTGGTCTGCCGTGCGGGCTCGGCGCCCGCGACACGCTGCGCACCGAGATGGGGTACCCGCTGCACGGCAACGATCTGTCGATGGACATCACCCCCAACATGGCGCGCTCCGGCTGGGCCGTCGGGTGGAAGAAGGACGCGTTCTGGGGCAAGGACGTGCTCGAGACGCGGAAGGCCGCGAAGGACTACCGCCTCTCCTGGGGCCTGCTGGTCACCGGCCGCGGCATCCCGCGTGCGCACTGCGAGGTGAAGGACTCCGACGGGAAGGTCATCGGTGAGGTCACCTCCGGCACGATGTCACCGACGCTGAAGCAAGGCATCGCGCTCGCGTTGCTCGACCGCGACATCACCGAGGGCACCCAGGTCACCATCGACGTCCGCGGCCGCGGCGTCGAGGCGAAGGTGGTCAAGCCACCGTTCGTCCAGGTCGAGACCGACTGA
- a CDS encoding bifunctional adenosylcobinamide kinase/adenosylcobinamide-phosphate guanylyltransferase gives MTTTLVLGGTRSGKAQYARRFLPADGAVTVINAGGEAARSGRAAQIHGPREQVHVSDSWNVTDPLDVTRAILRTRNPVLVDCLGTWVVGLLDEWQTWDDPQQSLERIEQAAYELAALWSDAPYDAVAVSHEAGFSPLSPDPRARVYQECLGRVNTIISQASRRTHVVIAGRVLDLSDAPAIH, from the coding sequence ATGACGACCACACTCGTACTCGGCGGAACGCGCAGCGGCAAGGCCCAGTACGCGCGGCGTTTCCTACCTGCGGACGGGGCGGTCACCGTCATCAACGCCGGCGGCGAGGCAGCACGTTCGGGACGGGCGGCGCAGATCCACGGTCCGCGCGAACAGGTGCACGTGAGCGACTCCTGGAACGTCACCGACCCCCTCGACGTCACCCGAGCGATCCTGCGCACCCGCAACCCGGTATTGGTCGACTGCCTGGGCACCTGGGTGGTCGGTCTGCTCGACGAGTGGCAGACCTGGGACGACCCGCAGCAATCACTCGAACGGATCGAGCAGGCTGCGTACGAGTTGGCCGCGCTCTGGTCGGACGCCCCGTACGACGCCGTCGCCGTCTCGCACGAGGCCGGTTTCTCGCCGCTGTCGCCCGACCCGCGGGCCCGCGTCTACCAGGAGTGCCTCGGTCGGGTGAACACCATCATCAGCCAGGCCAGCCGGCGAACGCATGTGGTGATCGCCGGACGCGTCCTGGACCTGTCGGACGCTCCCGCCATCCACTGA
- a CDS encoding NAD(P)-dependent malic enzyme has translation MTHPSRPDTSGPVFAAHEGGKLESVPSKPLRDRKDLALLYTPGVADVCRAIAQDPQLSFEYTTRRNTVAVVTDGTAVLGLGDIGPVAALPVMEGKAVLFKHFANVDSVPVCLETGTVEEIVEAVVRLAPTYGGINLEDISAPRCFEIERQLKERLDIPVFHDDQHGTAIVALAALINAAKVVGRELSSLRVVIGGAGAAGVAIANIFRRAGIDDLVVCDSRGIIEPQRTDLTDIKRKLAATTNPLGLRGKLGDALLDADVYVGVSGGTVPESDVAKMADNCIIFALANPDPEVHPTVAQKYAAVVATGRSDFPNQINNVLAFPGLFRGALDSGAPQITEAMKIAAAEAIASLVDEPSATEIVPSAFDDRVAPTVAKAVADLA, from the coding sequence ATGACTCATCCCTCACGCCCCGATACCTCCGGACCCGTGTTCGCCGCCCACGAGGGCGGCAAGCTGGAGTCCGTTCCGAGCAAGCCCTTGCGTGACCGCAAGGACCTTGCTCTGCTGTACACCCCCGGCGTCGCCGACGTGTGCCGCGCCATCGCCCAGGACCCGCAGTTGTCGTTCGAGTACACGACGCGACGCAACACCGTCGCGGTCGTCACCGACGGCACCGCGGTGCTGGGTCTCGGTGACATCGGGCCGGTCGCGGCCCTGCCGGTGATGGAGGGCAAGGCGGTGTTGTTCAAGCACTTCGCGAACGTCGACTCCGTGCCGGTATGTCTGGAGACGGGCACCGTCGAGGAGATCGTCGAGGCCGTCGTCCGCCTGGCACCGACCTACGGTGGCATCAACCTCGAGGACATCTCGGCGCCCCGCTGCTTCGAGATCGAGCGCCAGCTCAAGGAGCGCCTGGACATCCCGGTGTTCCACGACGACCAGCACGGCACCGCGATCGTCGCGTTGGCTGCGCTGATCAATGCCGCGAAGGTCGTCGGACGCGAACTGTCGAGTCTGCGCGTCGTCATCGGTGGTGCGGGCGCGGCCGGTGTCGCGATCGCGAACATCTTCCGCCGGGCCGGCATCGACGACCTCGTGGTGTGCGACTCGCGCGGGATCATCGAGCCGCAGCGCACCGACCTCACCGACATCAAGCGCAAGCTCGCCGCGACGACCAACCCCCTCGGGTTGCGCGGCAAGCTCGGCGACGCCCTGCTCGACGCGGACGTCTACGTCGGCGTCTCCGGTGGCACTGTGCCGGAGTCGGACGTGGCCAAGATGGCCGACAACTGCATCATCTTCGCGCTCGCCAACCCCGATCCCGAGGTGCACCCGACGGTCGCGCAGAAGTACGCAGCGGTCGTCGCCACCGGCCGGTCGGACTTCCCGAATCAGATCAACAACGTGCTCGCGTTCCCGGGACTGTTCCGCGGCGCGCTCGACTCCGGGGCTCCGCAGATCACCGAGGCGATGAAGATCGCTGCGGCAGAAGCGATCGCGTCCTTGGTGGACGAGCCGTCCGCGACCGAGATCGTGCCGAGTGCGTTCGATGACCGCGTCGCCCCGACAGTCGCCAAGGCCGTCGCCGACCTGGCTTGA
- a CDS encoding DUF937 domain-containing protein, translating into MDARQDILSQLPMDRLAQQIGADEASTRQAAEQLIPTLLGGMQVNAQDERGAQSLLDALGEHQGTTPSLDAVDPREGQKIVSHVFGPNQDEVANRLGGLEGGASSDLIKKLLPILAPIVLNYIAGKVLGGGGLGGGLGGGLGGGQPAPQQPGQSAPDAGQSQPGGGGLADILGSILGGMAGGQGGQAGGSSLPGGLGDILGDLLGGGRR; encoded by the coding sequence ATGGACGCACGCCAGGACATCCTCTCCCAGCTCCCGATGGACCGCCTCGCGCAGCAGATCGGCGCCGATGAGGCGAGCACCCGTCAGGCGGCCGAGCAACTGATCCCCACCCTTCTCGGTGGCATGCAGGTCAACGCCCAGGACGAACGCGGCGCACAGTCATTGCTCGATGCCCTCGGCGAGCACCAGGGCACTACTCCCTCACTGGACGCCGTGGACCCGCGCGAGGGTCAGAAGATCGTCAGCCACGTCTTCGGTCCGAACCAGGACGAGGTAGCCAACCGCCTCGGCGGGCTCGAGGGTGGGGCGAGCAGCGACCTGATCAAGAAGCTGCTGCCGATCCTCGCGCCGATCGTGCTGAACTACATCGCCGGCAAGGTGCTCGGCGGAGGTGGACTCGGAGGTGGACTCGGCGGCGGACTCGGCGGCGGTCAGCCCGCACCGCAGCAGCCGGGTCAGTCCGCACCGGACGCGGGTCAGAGCCAACCGGGTGGTGGCGGACTCGCCGACATCCTCGGCAGCATCCTGGGCGGCATGGCCGGCGGACAGGGCGGTCAGGCCGGCGGGTCGAGCCTGCCGGGCGGACTCGGCGACATCCTGGGCGATCTCCTCGGCGGCGGACGCCGCTAG
- a CDS encoding SDR family oxidoreductase, with protein sequence MASTTIAGRTILMSGGSRGIGLAIALRAAQDGANVVLLAKTDQPHPKLEGTVHTAAAEIEAAGGQALAVVGDVRDENSVRSAVEQAVSRFGGIDIVVNNASAIDLSPVSSLPMKKFDLMHQINARGSYLLAAAALPQLQRSEHAHILTLSPPINLDPKWAGRHLGYTMAKYGMSLVTLGLAEELRGAGIAANSLWPRTLIATAAVQNLLGGDEAMTKSRSPQIVADAAHAILVRDPRECTGNFFIDEEVLREEGVTDLLQYGGTDDQLELDIFLD encoded by the coding sequence ATGGCAAGCACCACCATCGCCGGACGCACCATCCTGATGTCCGGCGGTAGCCGCGGCATCGGGCTCGCGATCGCACTGCGGGCAGCGCAGGACGGCGCGAACGTCGTCCTGCTGGCCAAGACCGACCAACCGCACCCCAAACTCGAGGGCACCGTTCACACCGCTGCCGCCGAGATCGAGGCGGCCGGTGGCCAGGCGTTGGCGGTCGTGGGCGACGTCCGCGACGAGAACTCCGTCCGATCGGCCGTCGAGCAGGCGGTGTCGCGGTTCGGCGGCATCGACATCGTCGTCAACAACGCGAGCGCCATCGACCTGTCACCGGTGAGTTCGTTGCCGATGAAGAAGTTCGATCTCATGCACCAGATCAATGCTCGCGGCTCATACCTGCTCGCAGCCGCGGCGCTCCCCCAACTTCAGCGCTCCGAGCACGCCCACATCCTGACCCTCTCGCCGCCGATCAACCTCGACCCGAAGTGGGCCGGGCGGCACCTCGGCTACACGATGGCGAAGTACGGCATGAGCCTGGTGACCCTCGGCCTGGCCGAGGAACTGCGCGGCGCCGGGATCGCGGCGAACAGCCTGTGGCCGCGCACCCTCATCGCAACTGCAGCCGTCCAGAACCTGCTCGGCGGCGACGAGGCGATGACCAAGAGCCGCTCCCCGCAGATCGTCGCCGACGCCGCACACGCGATCCTGGTGCGCGACCCGCGCGAGTGCACCGGCAACTTCTTCATCGATGAAGAGGTGTTGCGCGAGGAGGGCGTCACCGACCTGCTGCAGTACGGCGGCACCGACGACCAGCTCGAGCTGGACATCTTCCTCGACTGA
- a CDS encoding DUF3043 domain-containing protein, with translation MFGRKKESQQPTVEDHEIRESVSENGVPGKKGRPTPKRRDQQAARRQPLVPADRDAAKKNAKQEARLERMRQKDAFARGEESALPKRDRGPIKRFIRDTVDSRWNIGEILLPLMLIVLVMTVIPNRNFQIASLILVWLVIVVGIVDCVLLWLRLKKKIRARFGEDPPKGSKSYAIMRAFQMRLSRMPRPQVKRGEAPR, from the coding sequence GTGTTCGGCCGTAAGAAGGAATCCCAGCAGCCCACCGTCGAGGATCACGAGATCCGGGAGTCGGTGAGCGAGAACGGCGTCCCCGGCAAGAAGGGCCGGCCGACCCCGAAGCGCCGCGATCAGCAGGCCGCCCGCCGTCAGCCGTTGGTACCGGCCGACCGTGATGCCGCCAAGAAGAACGCCAAACAGGAAGCACGCCTCGAGCGGATGAGGCAGAAGGACGCGTTCGCCCGCGGCGAAGAGAGCGCACTGCCCAAGCGCGACCGTGGTCCGATCAAACGGTTCATCCGCGACACGGTCGACAGCCGCTGGAACATCGGCGAAATCCTGCTCCCGCTCATGCTGATCGTGCTGGTGATGACGGTCATCCCGAACCGCAACTTCCAGATCGCCTCGCTGATCCTGGTCTGGCTGGTCATCGTGGTCGGCATCGTCGACTGCGTCCTGTTGTGGCTGCGCCTGAAGAAGAAGATCCGTGCCCGGTTCGGCGAGGACCCGCCGAAGGGTTCGAAGTCCTACGCGATCATGCGCGCTTTCCAGATGCGCCTGTCGCGCATGCCGCGCCCGCAGGTCAAGCGCGGCGAAGCTCCCCGCTGA
- a CDS encoding dipeptidase, translating into MPQVRADLEALTRIPSVSLDSFDQAQVEKSADAVADLLRAEGLEVQIVREGGRPAVIGRLAAPEGAPTITLYAHHDVQPPGDDKDWDTAPFEPTERDGRLFGRGAADDKAGVMAHLAAIRAHDGKPPVGVNVFVEGEEEIGSDSLATILDKHGDLLRADAIVLADSTNWEVGVPALTTTLRGMVRVAIQVETLDHAIHSGMYGGAVPDAITALVRILAGLHDDQGNVAVQGLSQGLAAELDYDEARLRAESGLLDTVSPIGSDSILSRLWTKPSITTIGIDAPSVDTASNTLVPSARAKVSMRLAADEDPRHAYDLLRQHIEKTTPWGAVVEVSLDDEGAGFAADAQGPIYDIARSSFQDAWDGREPVDIGVGGSIPFVAAFAEKFPDAAILVTGVEDPDSRAHGANESLHLGEFERVCLAEALLLERLGGQR; encoded by the coding sequence ATGCCGCAGGTGCGTGCCGATCTCGAAGCCCTGACCCGCATCCCGAGCGTCTCGCTCGATTCCTTCGACCAGGCGCAGGTCGAAAAGAGCGCGGACGCCGTCGCCGATCTGCTCAGAGCCGAGGGGTTGGAGGTGCAGATCGTCCGCGAGGGTGGGCGTCCGGCGGTCATCGGACGGCTGGCCGCACCCGAAGGCGCTCCGACCATCACCCTGTACGCCCACCACGACGTCCAGCCACCCGGTGACGACAAGGACTGGGATACTGCGCCGTTCGAGCCGACCGAACGTGACGGACGTCTGTTCGGCCGTGGTGCAGCCGACGACAAGGCCGGCGTGATGGCGCACCTCGCCGCGATCCGCGCCCACGACGGCAAGCCGCCGGTGGGGGTCAACGTGTTCGTCGAGGGTGAGGAGGAGATCGGCTCCGACTCGCTCGCGACGATCCTCGACAAGCATGGCGACCTGCTGCGCGCCGACGCGATCGTGCTCGCCGACTCAACCAACTGGGAGGTCGGTGTCCCGGCCCTCACCACCACCCTGCGCGGGATGGTCCGTGTCGCGATCCAGGTCGAGACCCTCGACCACGCGATCCACTCCGGTATGTACGGCGGTGCCGTCCCGGACGCGATCACCGCGCTCGTCCGTATCCTTGCCGGGTTGCACGACGACCAAGGAAACGTTGCGGTGCAAGGACTTTCGCAGGGGCTGGCCGCCGAACTCGATTACGACGAGGCTCGTCTGCGAGCCGAGAGCGGTCTGCTCGACACGGTCTCGCCGATCGGTTCGGACTCGATCCTGTCGAGGCTGTGGACCAAACCAAGCATCACCACGATCGGCATCGACGCGCCGTCCGTCGACACCGCGTCCAACACGCTCGTGCCGTCGGCGCGCGCCAAGGTCTCGATGCGCCTGGCGGCCGACGAGGACCCGCGGCACGCCTATGACCTGCTGCGACAGCACATCGAGAAGACGACGCCCTGGGGCGCGGTCGTCGAGGTGAGCCTGGACGACGAGGGCGCCGGTTTCGCCGCGGACGCGCAGGGGCCGATCTACGACATCGCCCGCAGTTCGTTCCAGGACGCGTGGGACGGACGGGAGCCGGTCGACATCGGGGTCGGCGGATCGATCCCGTTCGTGGCCGCGTTCGCCGAGAAGTTCCCGGACGCCGCGATCCTGGTGACCGGCGTCGAGGATCCCGACTCGCGTGCCCACGGAGCGAACGAGTCGCTGCACCTGGGCGAGTTCGAACGCGTCTGCCTGGCTGAAGCTTTGTTGCTGGAACGACTTGGAGGTCAGAGATGA
- a CDS encoding glutathione S-transferase family protein — protein MTERKGYIESTYERDTRYIGDRILADTDSDLAREIKDAGVEVWPVEPGRYRLVAARACPWANRTIIVRRLLGLEDVLSMGLTGPTHDSDSWTFDLDEGQVDPVLGIPKLKDAYDKREPGYPRGITVPAMVEIESGKVVTNDFPPMTLDFSTEWTQYHREGAPDLYPEALREEMEPVMRRIYTEINNGVYRCGFAGEQSSYEDAYDRLFTALDWVSERLADQRYLMGDTITEADVRLFTTLVRFDPVYHGHFKCNRQKLTEMPILWAYARDLFQTPGFGDTVDFQQIKQHYYVVHNDVNPTGIVPKGPNLLGWGEPHGREGLGGSPYGEGTAPGEVAVAERVPVAHNPLLGDDGQLLVRTPGA, from the coding sequence ATGACTGAACGCAAGGGATACATCGAGAGCACCTACGAGCGGGACACCCGCTACATCGGCGACCGCATCCTCGCCGACACCGACAGTGACCTCGCCCGTGAGATCAAGGACGCGGGCGTCGAGGTGTGGCCGGTCGAACCCGGCCGCTACCGCCTGGTCGCCGCGCGCGCCTGCCCGTGGGCGAACCGGACCATCATCGTGCGGCGGTTGCTCGGTCTGGAGGACGTGCTGTCGATGGGCCTCACCGGCCCGACCCACGACTCCGACAGCTGGACCTTCGACCTCGACGAAGGTCAGGTCGACCCGGTCCTGGGCATTCCCAAGCTCAAGGACGCGTACGACAAGCGCGAGCCCGGCTACCCGCGCGGCATCACCGTCCCCGCGATGGTCGAGATTGAGTCCGGCAAGGTCGTCACCAACGACTTCCCGCCGATGACGCTCGACTTCTCCACCGAGTGGACGCAGTACCACCGCGAGGGTGCGCCCGACCTCTACCCCGAGGCGCTGCGCGAAGAGATGGAGCCGGTGATGCGGCGCATCTACACCGAGATCAACAACGGCGTGTACCGGTGCGGATTCGCGGGGGAGCAGAGCTCGTACGAGGACGCGTACGACCGGCTGTTCACTGCCCTGGACTGGGTCAGCGAGCGCCTGGCGGACCAGCGGTACCTGATGGGCGACACGATCACCGAAGCCGACGTCCGGTTGTTCACCACGCTGGTCCGCTTCGACCCCGTCTACCACGGCCATTTCAAGTGCAACCGACAGAAACTGACCGAGATGCCGATCCTGTGGGCATACGCGCGCGACCTGTTCCAGACGCCCGGTTTCGGCGACACCGTCGATTTCCAGCAGATCAAGCAGCACTACTACGTGGTGCACAACGACGTGAACCCGACGGGCATCGTCCCCAAGGGGCCGAACCTGCTCGGCTGGGGCGAGCCGCACGGCCGCGAAGGACTCGGTGGCAGCCCGTACGGCGAAGGCACCGCTCCGGGTGAGGTGGCTGTTGCGGAGCGCGTGCCGGTGGCGCACAACCCGTTGCTGGGTGACGACGGACAGCTCCTGGTGCGAACCCCGGGGGCCTGA
- a CDS encoding M50 family metallopeptidase, with amino-acid sequence MNDLLDRIAATTPPDRTILLVCAAAALAALLVRQVFALTRHLVTLMHEGGHAFVAIAAGRSLHGIRLHSDASGVSVSRGRPSGAGMVATLFAGYVTPGLVGLAGAYAVPNGWSNAYLWGAVLLCAAILLQIRNLHGLWVVLAFGVGLGLITWFGTDLVRSTVAGTLAWFLLLSGPWGMVGLWKTRRRDRSRTDVDQLAAITPVPAVIWWTLMLLVTVATGVVGGLRLTA; translated from the coding sequence GTGAACGACCTTCTCGACCGGATCGCCGCCACGACGCCGCCCGACCGCACGATCCTTCTCGTGTGCGCCGCGGCGGCGCTGGCGGCGTTGCTGGTGCGGCAGGTCTTTGCCCTGACCCGTCACCTGGTGACCCTGATGCACGAGGGCGGTCACGCGTTCGTCGCGATCGCCGCGGGGCGATCTCTGCACGGCATCCGCCTGCACTCCGACGCCTCGGGCGTCTCGGTCTCCCGCGGCCGTCCGTCCGGCGCGGGCATGGTCGCCACCCTCTTCGCCGGATATGTGACCCCTGGCCTGGTCGGCCTTGCCGGCGCGTACGCGGTGCCGAACGGATGGTCGAACGCCTACCTGTGGGGTGCGGTCCTGCTCTGTGCGGCGATCCTGCTGCAGATACGCAACCTGCACGGGCTGTGGGTGGTGCTGGCGTTCGGCGTCGGGCTCGGGTTGATCACCTGGTTCGGCACGGACCTCGTGCGGTCGACGGTGGCGGGCACCCTGGCCTGGTTCCTGCTGCTCAGCGGACCCTGGGGGATGGTCGGGCTGTGGAAGACGCGCCGACGCGACCGTAGCCGCACCGACGTCGACCAACTCGCCGCGATCACGCCCGTTCCCGCTGTCATCTGGTGGACGCTGATGCTGCTGGTGACCGTGGCGACCGGCGTCGTCGGCGGTCTGCGGTTGACCGCCTGA